One Octopus sinensis unplaced genomic scaffold, ASM634580v1 Contig16351, whole genome shotgun sequence genomic region harbors:
- the LOC118761678 gene encoding EGF-containing fibulin-like extracellular matrix protein 2, producing the protein MKNLVLLTTFVLCLWVTTVASDNVATTTETTVASDNVTTTTELTPVDEYEAKEIIEGLSVSGTEEEGDGSSAEKRIPFQWPNGWCYYRCSKKVTYRPCKSGRCRIAYKLVYRMCRRCCPGYRYDRRRRRCIDINECLRRPCQHHCVNTPGSYFCFCHHGFYEHGNHCHDVNECECGIHYCPHPYRCVNTYGSYYCACPGGFHPHGNWCYGMYRGNPKSKPRNNREVIPKFSPSLRKQSKK; encoded by the exons ATGAAGAATCTTGTGCTCTTAACGACTTTCGTTTTGTGTCTGTGGGTGACAACAGTCGCATCAGATAATGTTGCAACAACGACAGAAACAACAGTCGCATCAGATAATGTTACAACAACGACAGAGTTGACGCCTGTTGATGAATATGAAGCCAAGGAAATAATAGAAGGGCTGTCAGTTAGTGGGACAGAAGAGGAAGGAGATGGAAGTTCTGCTGAAAAGCGCATACCATTCCAGTGGCCTAA CGGATGGTGTTATTACAGATGCTCCAAAAAAGTAACCTATAGACCCTGTAAAAGTGGAAGGTGCAG GATAGCTTACAAACTAGTTTATCGTATGTGTCGCAGATGTTGTCCAGGATACCGGTACGATCGCAGACGTAGGAGATGTATAG ATATAAACGAATGTCTAAGAAGaccctgtcaacatcactgtgtCAACACACCCGGATCATACTTCTGCTTCTGTCATCACGGTTTCTACGAACATGGAAATCACTGCCATG acgTTAATGAATGCGAGTGCGGAATCCATTACTGTCCTCATCCTTACAGGTGTGTTAACACATATGGATCCTACTACTGCGCTTGCCCCGGTGGGTTTCATCCTCATGGAAACTGGTGCTACGGGATGTACAGAGGAAACCCGAAAAGCAAACCGCGAAACAACAGAGAAGTCATACCAAAGTTTTCGCCATCGCTACGGAAACAatcgaaaaaataa